TGGGTGGATAACGGTGATGGTGTTGGTAGTAGCAGACATTGGCTGGGGACGTACGCGCCGGGGCTTCGAGGGGCCGTAGGTAGGTTGTGATTCAGAGGTGCTGGGGGTTGGAGCACCTTGCTCCTCTGTTGggtcttcctcggcatcaTGGGGATATAGAATTCCCATGCGCTCAGCCATCGCGGCAACAACAAGTCCACCAGTCTCATCAACGATGGCATAACGTCCATGTGGCTTCATTCCATCACCCACCTCAACATTTCCGCTATGATGTACATTACCCCAGCAACCGATGAGACCGATGTGTTCGTCCCGTAGCTCCATGGCCTTTTGCGCATCCCGTTCTTCGATCAAGTAATTGGCGAGCAGGCCAACGTCCAGGGGGAGGACGGTAAACCGCTTCAGATACTTCTTTCGTTTCCGCAACGTGTATTTGGCAAGAGAAAATGCGGTCTTCTGGTCTATTGCGCTGTGCGATTCCAAGAGCTTCGCGACAATGTCTTTTCCCGCGCCACCGGCTTCTCTTTTCAATTCTTCAATTTCCGCCAAAGTCAACTTCTGGGAAGAGTTTTCATCATTGATTTGTCGATTTGTTCGCATCGGTAATCCATTTTCGCCAGTATCCACGTCCTCACCCTCCCCATCACCCTCCCCATCCGCGAGGAGGGTCTCCGCGTGTAACTCGGTAGCTGACACGACGCGTAATTGATGGCCAGCGTCGTCGCACGCATCAAGAATTTCAAAGGTGAAATAGAATGGCCGTCCAATAATCTGGTTGGCAGCAAAGCTACCAAATCTACTCAAATTGACGATTCTGATCGATTGTTAGTTCTTGCGATGGAATCTATTCCCGCATGAAGTAGAAAAGACTTACGTATCAGGGATTATCTGGATGAGTCTTAACTGATCCGACTGGAGCCGAATACCCACGAACTGGCCCGGACGAATATAGGAATGCATGACGGTGATGGAATAGCTTTGCCTCGAGCTCCTCGACAAAATTATTCTGGGGACTTTTATGGCCTATAGAATTCCAACCAATCAGAGGATGAAATTTCTCACAATCGGGTGGATAGATAGTCCGGAATAATgataacgtatttcacaagcgagccggccaccccaaccaaacctactaatttcaaatacaaacaactcaaccaaaactccattaaattaaatacaCTAAATTGATCTATTCTCTGAATATACATTTCTTTTATGACCCTGACTTTTATCTAACCCGCATGTTGGTAATGCTCTCGTTCGGGGCTGTAAAGGTGGCGAAGGCCTTCTCTGCCAGCGGGGGGGAGGCGCTTCAACCGATTCAaccggctcagtaatcaattgagaagcttcaagaactgagaggccttcttcagtaGGTATCTACCTCCGGGAcctagtacgcttttgcttctgcttctcgttggcaGCGCGTAATTCGCTAACTTCTTTCTCGAGAAGTACGGCGGATTGCATAGTGATCTAATACGCCTTTAAAACCTGGCTTATAGCGGAATTCAGAGGACTCGGAGGGCTCCTTAATCTTATACGAAGCAATACTTTAATTGATAAAGCTTGCTTTTATAATTAGATATAATTCAAAGGGGTTTttagtgtcagggtgcgggctggcaggacggtatgataggagatgactggcagggacaggtcgtaacagatcagattctcattgacaggtacaggcacaggcaggggcaggctaatatacaagacgtagctcgaagagctacaacaggatctagaactgaagataaacaggtcggagatcacgtgtcgtgatcttccttttactaagcattacggttcacaccgtgacagtaccccctcccttagagccgagctccgtcgaggcgaggcttgtgcgggtatcttcggtggaagttccgtatggtttcgcgggcgtggtccaggtattcaacaggctcttcagtgggttcgtcgtaatcaatccatttgacggtgtacttcagacgcgggcctcctcggcctcgtcgttcccagcgggaatctaagatgtcttcaacttcccattcttccagtccttcgacttcgacaggcggtgcgggttcagtaacttgtccatttaccgggttcgtggcggcaggctgtagcaggctgacgttaaacacagggtggatcttcatactagcaggcagttcgagcttgtaagcgtgtgcacttatagcttctaggaccttaaaggggcctcggttcttccagtccagtttcttctgcgggcggagggttcggatattcctggcgttcagccagaccagttgtccaggacggtatcggcgggcaggggcgcggtgacggttcgtttgttcttcgtatcgggcttgtgcggacagtatctcggcgcggacgtactcagtcagttcttgcattcgtgtagcgaacttttccgcgtctcgggtcgcagggtgactggcaggctgggatggttcgaacccgatgcgggggtggaacccatagttcgcgtagaacggagaaactcgggtgctctcggagtattgagagtttgcagtgaattcggccagcgggagccattcagaccagtcatcctgtaagtaggacacatacgctcggaggtattgttccagtacggcgttcgcgcgttcagtctggccatcagtttccgggtgataagcggttgacagcaggttggtgattcgcaggcgctttgtcaggtgtttccagaattgggccacgaactggggtcctcggtcagatacaacggtattcggcaggccgtgcagtttccagacatgacgggtgtacaggcgggcgacttcttcagcgttgcaggttcccttgcagtgtatgaagtgcttcatcttggtcagacggtctaccacgactaggatggcgtcgtaaccgtagctcaggggcaggtgcgtgatgaagtccatgctgatatcttgccaggctctctcaggtacgggcagttgtctcaggatcccttgacggacttctcgggcgggggtgatacggcggcaggtatggcagttcttggtccagtcgctcacgtactggtatactctaggccagtagtattctcgggacagcagttcataggtcttcgaccggccagggtgtcccacggtgggcttgtcatgacacaggcgcagtatttcagctttcagttcatcgttgtcagggacgtacaagcggttccggtagtagaggtagttgcctcttcgttcgcagtcggcaagtgtaatctcagggtgacggctagcgttcttgtctaacgcttccaggatagattgtactactttatcttggttgtaggcttccagcagtaaatccttgatcgtagatggtggttcgggcaggttgttctcgatgaatcggactcttgtttcaggagcagcggtgatgggcggatcggcaatgtcgggcggaacggtgatagtaggcgggacttcagcggtagcaggcggttcttctggcaggtctggcagttcaggtggagtggttgtagtgactccgtttctctgtcgtgttgtgacgtttatctgtaggttttctttcttcagaacagtctggctctgatgcgctaagcgctcatctccctctttagggatatcctctgacctcctggtcagggcgtcgggctttgcaccttgttttccgggacggtacgtgatcttgaagttaaaccgggacaggaattcagaccatcgggcttggcggcggttcaggagtttcgttgtcgtgaaatattccagattgcggtggtcagttatgaccttcacgggcgagggtgtgccctccagttcgggacgccactcttcgaagcagcggattatggctagcagttctttacCGTATttctcatagttacactcggcggcggagtgttttttcgagaaaaatgcgatagggtgcagtattccagcgtcatcgtactgagacagtacaccggcagagacaaaatcagacgcgtctgtttccaggactatctccttggaccagtcaaacgctttcagaaccggggcagatgtaaacgccttcttcaaggcttcgaagctcagctggcagacaggtgtccattcgaaacggacgtctttcttcgtgagtctcacgagcggggcgatgactttcgagaagtctctgataaagcggcggtagaagttgccgaaaccaataaaggcttgcacatcagtcagacaggtcggtgttttccagttcacgatcgtttcgatcttgtcggggtccatacggataccatcttcaccgatgataataccaaggaacttcgtctcggacacacagaattcgcatttcgatagttttgcgaacaggcctgcctctcggaggcgctggaggacttttcgtacatgttctatgtgttccgcacgcgtgcggctgtaaatcaggatatcgtccaggtaagcagtacagaaacagtccaggtactctcgtaacgtgtcgttgataaatcgttggaaggatgcgggggctccagttaaaccaaatggcatcaccaatgattcgaacagtcctaatctcgtacggaaggcagtcaggtattcttgtcccttcgcaattcgcagattgttgaaggcggagatgatatcaatcttcgtaaagaacttcatccctttcaggttattcagggtttccttggtcagcggcaacgggtaacggtccttaacagtgattgcgttcagtgcacggtaatccacgcagaagcggagacctccgccgggtttcttcacgaacagaacaggcgaggtagcgggcgaggagctgggccgaatgaaccctttcctcaggttatcttcgatccagtctttcaggacatcgagctcatttcgggacatgggatagaggggcccaaaaggtaagggtttgtcctcttgtaagaccatcttgtggtcgtatgatcggtggggtggcaagcgctcggcttccttgggtgagaacacttcggcgaagtctctaaactcttcaggcagtgcagacacggggtcaggttcagtgtcggtcttggggttcagtg
Above is a window of Penicillium digitatum chromosome 2, complete sequence DNA encoding:
- a CDS encoding tRNA (adenine-N(1)-)-methyltransferase non-catalytic subunit trm6, with translation MHSYIRPGQFVGIRLQSDQLRLIQIIPDTIVNLSRFGSFAANQIIGRPFYFTFEILDACDDAGHQLRVVSATELHAETLLADGEGDGEGEDVDTGENGLPMRTNRQINDENSSQKLTLAEIEELKREAGGAGKDIVAKLLESHSAIDQKTAFSLAKYTLRKRKKYLKRFTVLPLDVGLLANYLIEERDAQKAMELRDEHIGLIGCWGNVHHSGNVEVGDGMKPHGRYAIVDETGGLVVAAMAERMGILYPHDAEEDPTEEQGAPTPSTSESQPTYGPSKPRRVRPQPMSATTNTITVIHPYSQPNLSLLKFFGYDTNNPDESHPLHTHLKSISWMQLADPNSDPLYANEPPIIPAEELAELKQSRRTAYYHKRNRWGRVKAVVDESRAGNFDGLIVSTLLEPASVLKTMVPLLAGSAPVVVYSPTVESLVELTDMYSTARRTAFINKKRELESQGSEGEAVDLSSLHEEFVVDPTILLPPTLQTSRVRPWQVLPGRTHPLMTGRGGAEGYLFHGVRVFPTTQNIQAAGNVRKRRKVEMTSTPFSDRDVEMTS